TGGGCTCATGCTCGGCGGCCTTGCGTTCGGCGCTCACGGTGGTGAAGGTAGCCGACCCAGGTGGGTGTCGAGGAAGGCCACCAGCGTCTCGAACGTCGGCGCGGGCTCGGTACCGGTGGTCGTGCTGCCGTTACGGGTCCGGCGCACGGTCCGGCCCGGGGAGTGCCCGGGGTCGGACAGGTACCCGTCGGTGTGCCCCACACCGGGTATCAGTGTCAGGTTCGCGCTGACGCGCGCCCTTTCGTAGGCGTCGAACAGGATCTCGGATTGATTGAACGGCACCAGCGGATCCGCCATGCCGTGGGCGATGAACGCCGGCGGGCTGCCGGCGCGGACGTAGGCGGCGGGGTTGGCCTTCCGCACCGCCTCGGGGTCGGTCTGGATGGCGAACCCCATGAGTTCCGATTCCGGGGAGTCCGCGCCGTCGTGCCGGTCGCCGTGCGGCAGCCGGTGCGCGTCCATCGCCAGGAAATCGGTGGGACCGTAGAGGTCGACGACGGCCTTGACGGCGCTCGACTGCGACCCGTTGCCCAGGTCACCCTCCAGTTCCTCGGCCCCGGCCGTGAGCGCCGCCATGGTGGCGACCCACCCACCGCTGCTGTTGCCCATGGTCACGAACCGATCGGGATCCAGGCCGCACGCGTTGGCATTTGCCCGCAGATACCGGATCGCGGCCTTGACGTCGTGGACCTGCCCGGGGAACTTCACCTGGCTGCTGCTGCGCACGTTGAGGCCCACCACGGCGTATCCGCGCGGCACCAGCCACGACGCCACCCCCCGAGGGCCGATCATGCCGCTCAGCGAGGCCGGATCGAAGGGCAGCGGCACCGACGCCGGCGCGGGGGTGGGTTCGGCGGCCGGCGCGGCTTGCTGGGTGGTGCTCGGCGGGGGCGGCAGCGCGTCACCCTTGGTGTCGTCGCTGCGGAACGCCGAGCCCAGGTGATGGATCACCACCGGCACCGGTCCGTCGGCGGCCGGGGGCAGGTAGATGTCGAGCAGGTGCCCGCGGCCGACCGGCGCCGCATACGGCAGGTCCTGGTACACGAGGAAGTCGTCGGTGGCCACCGGCGCCGGCAGGGGCGCGGCCCGCTGCCGTGCGGTGCCCGCGCAGGCCGCCGCACCACCCAGGCCGGCCAACAGCGCCAACCCCGTACCCAGGAAGGCGCGCCTGCTCGTCGAACCCGACATGTGGTGGTCACCCCTTTTTCGTGCGCATCCGGCTGCGATCGACCAGGATACGAGCGCGGTCGGACGCGGCGGGGGCTACCGCGATGCGCCGGCGGCCGGCGCGCCGCGGCCGAAGAACAGTCCCGCGGTGATCAGCACCTGGGCCAGCGCGTAGAACCACCAGATGGGTACCGCCAGCAGCTGATCGTGGCGGATGAACTCGCTGATACCGATCATCGAATCCGACACCGCGAAGCACACCGCACCGGCCGCGGTCCACCAGGTCGGCAGCCGGGCCAGCAACGCGGCGCACACCATGGCCCCGAGCACCGCGATGTAGACCGTGACCGGCACCGTCAACCCGTCGGCCGCCAGTTGCGGCCAGAACCACACCAGCAACACCGCGCAGGCCAGCAGCACCACTGCCGCGGCGCCGGCCCGCCCGGGCGAGAACCGGGCCAGCGCGACCAGCACCCCCAGGTAGCACAGGTGCGCCACCAGGAAGGCGCCCAGCCCGCCGACGAACGACGGTTCCCACCACGGCATGGCCAACAGCAGGTCGCCCAGCGCGGAGAACAGCAGCGCGCCCAAAAGCCAGCGCCGCTCACGTATCAGCGGATGGCTCAGTGCGGCGGCGGCCAACAGCAGCGCCATCGCCGCCTTGACCACCGGCTGGCCCGGGAACTGTCCGGTCAGGTCGGTGCCGGCCGGCAGTCGCAGCGCGGCGATGAGCAGAAACAGTCCGTAGCCGGCGCCAACCACCGCGCCGGCGATCCACAGCCGGGATTGCCGCGACCGTGTCACCGAGGAGGGGGATACCACTCTGCGAAGGTAGCCGATGCCTACCGCTACGTTGAGCCCATGGCGACCATCGACCCCATCCTGCAGAAAGTTCTCGAGGCGGTTCCGTTCCGCCTGTCCCCCGACGACGGTCCCGAGGCGGTCCGCAAGGCGCTGCGCGATCTGCCCCGGACCCCGCTGCATCCGGGGATCCGCACCCAGGACCGGACGGTCGACAGCGCGGCCGGCCCCATCCCGATCCGGATCTACTGGCCGGCGGAGCATTCCGGCCCGGCGCCGGTGCTGCTCTTCCTGCACGGCGGCGGGTTCGCGGCCGGCGACCTCGAGACCCACGACGGGACCGCGCGCCAGCACGCGGTCGGCGCCGAGGCCATCGTCGTCGCCGTCGACTACCGGTTGGCGCCCGAACACCCCTACCCGGCCGCCGTCGACGACGCGTGGGCCGTGCTGACGTGGATCGCCGAGCACGCCGACGAATTCGGCGGCGATCCGCACCGGCTGGCGGTGGCCGGCGACTCGGCCGGCGGCAACCTGGCCGCGGTGCTCACCCAGTTGGCACGCGACGCCGGCGGACCGGAACTGAAGTTCCAGCTGCTGTGGTACCCGGCGCTGACCTGGGACACCACCCTGGGTTCCTACACCGAGAACGCCGAGGCCCCGATCCTGGATCTCGCGGCCATCGCCGGGTTCAGCGCCTGGTACGCCCCGGATCTGGACCTGACCGATGCGGCGGGGCTGCCCGCCACCCTGGCTCCCAGCCGGGCGGCCAGCCTGGCCGGGCTGCCGCCGGCCCACATCGCGGTGGCCGGCCACGACCCGCTGCGCGACGACGGCATCGTCTATGGCGAGCTGTTGGCCGCGGCCGGCGTCGAGGTCAGCGTGGATCACGCCGAATCGCTGATCCACGGGTATCTCGGCTACGCCGGCGTGGTGCCGGCGACCACCGAGGCCATGGATCGCGGCTTGTCCGCCCTGAGGGCCGCGCTGCACGCCTAGAGTCGGGGCATGGGTCACCAACCCGACCACCAGACCCTGATCGTCGGCGCCGGATTCTCCGGGATCGGCACCGCGATCAAGCTCGACGCCGCCGGGCTGCCCGACTATCTGATCGTCGAGGCCGGCCCGGAGGCGGGCGGGACGTGGCATTGGAACACCTATCCCGGCATCGGGGTGGACATCCCGTCGTTCTCCTACCAGTTCTCCTTCGAGCAGAGCCCCGACTGGAGCCGGACCTACGCGCCGGGCGCCGAGCTCAAGGCCTACGCCGAACACTGCGTGGCCAAGTACGGCATCGGCGAACGGATCCGGTTCGACACCACCGTCACCGGCGCGACCTTCGACGCCGCCGACAACCTGTGGCGAGTGTCCACCGACGCCGGCGAGCTCACCGCGCGCTACCTCGTCAACGCCGCCGGGGTGCTCAACGAGCCCAAGGCGCCCGACATCGACGGCGTGGACGACTTCGCCGGTCCCACCCTGCACACCGCGCGCTGGGACCACGGCGTGGAGCTGGCCGGCAAGCGCGTCGGGATCATCGGCACCGGCGCCTCGGCAGTCCAGGTGATTCCGGAGATCGCCCCGATTGTCCGACGGCTCACCGTATTTCAGCGCACACCCATCTGGTGCTTCCCCAAGGTGGATCTCCCGCTACCCCGGGCGGCGCGGCTGGCGATGCGGGTACCCGGCGGCAAACTGCTCGGGCGGGCGCTCAGCCAGGCCTTCGTCGAGGTGACCTTCCCGCTGTCGGCCCAGTACCACACGGTGTTCCCGATGGCCGGGCGCGCCGAGGCCGCCGGGCGGGCCTACCTGCGCCGCGAGGTGCGCGATCCGGTGGTGCGCGACAAGCTCACGCCCCGCTACGCCGTGGGCTGCAAACGACCCGGTTTCCACAACAGCTACCTGGCGACCTTCAACCGGGACAACGTCGCACTGGTCACCGAACCCATCGACCGGATCACCGGTTCGGGGGTGAGCACCGCCGACGGTGCGGGCCACGAACTCGACGTGCTGATCCTGGCGACCGGTTTCAAGGTGATGGACGTCGACAGCGCATCCTTCGCGCTGACCGGGCCGGCGGGGACCACGCTGGCGGAGTTCTGGAGCACGAACCGGATGCAGGCCTACGAGGGCGTCAGCGTCCCGGGCTTCCCGAACTTCTTCTGCGTGTGCGGCCCCTACGGCTACGTCGGATCGTCGTTCTTCGCGTTGATCGAAACCCAGACCCGGCACATCGTCCGGTGCCTGCGGCGTGCGCAGGCCGACGGCGCGACCCGCGTGGAGGTGCGCGCCGAGGCCAACGCCCGCTACTTCGCCGAGATGATGCGCAAGCGGCACCGCCAGATCTTCTGGCAGGACAGCTGCGCCCAGGCGAACAGCTACTACTTCGACAAGAACGGTGACGTGCCGCTACGTCCGGCGACGACGTGGGAGGCCGACCTCCGTAGCCGCCGCTTCGACCTCGACGACTACGTTTTCGCCAGCTGAGTCTTCACCGGGCGAGGTCGCTAGACGCTGGCCTTGAGGTCCTCGACCTTGTTGGTCTGCTCCCAGGGCAGCTCGACGTCGGTGCGACCGAAGTGCCCGTAGGCCGCGGTCTGCGCGTAGATGGGTCGCAGCAGGTCCAGGTCGCGGATCAACGCACCGGGACGCAGGTCGAAGACGCTGGTGATGGCCTTCTCGATGCGCGCCGGATCGACGGTCTCGGTGCCGAACGTCTCCACGAACAGCCCCACCGGAGCGGCCTTGCCGATCGCGTAGGCGACCTGGACCTCGACGCGTTCGGCCAGCCCCGCGGCGACCACGTTCTTGGCCACCCAGCGCATCGCGTACGCCGCGGACCGGTCCACCTTGGAGGGATCCTTGCCGGAGAACGCGCCGCCGCCGTGACGGGCCCAGCCGCCGTAGGTGTCGACGATGATCTTGCGGCCGGTCAGCCCCGCGTCGCCCATCGGGCCGCCGAGGACGAACTTGCCGGTCGGGTTGACCAGCAGCCGGAAGTCGGAGGTGTCCAGCGTGTCGTGGTTCAGGTCCGCCAGCACGGTGTTGACGACCTTCTCCCGGATGTCGGGGGTCAGCGTCAGGTCCAGGTCGATGCCGGCGGCGTGCTGGGTGGACAGCACCACGGTGTCCAGCCGGACCGGGGTGGTCCCGTCGTAGGCGACGGTGACCTGGGTCTTGCCGTCCGGGCGTAGGTAGTCGAGCACCCCGCTCTTGCGGACCTCGGTCAGTCGGCGCGACAGCCGGTGCGCCAGCGCGATCGGCAGCGGCATCAATTCCGGGGTGTCCTTGATGGCGTAGCCGAACATCAGCCCCTGATCGCCGGCGCCCTGGGCGTCCAGCGGATCGCCGGCACCCTCTACCCGCGCCTCATGGGCGGTGTCGACACCCTGGGCGATGTCCGGCGACTGGGCTCCGATGCCGATGTTGACGCCGCACGACGCGCCGTCGAAACCCTTATCCGAGGAGTCGTAGCCGATCTCGAGGATCCGATCCCGCACGGTCTGGGTGATGTCGGCGAACGCCTCCTTGGCGGTGGTGGTGACCTCGCCGACGACGTGCACCTGGCCGGTGGTGACCAACGTCTCCACCGCGACCCGCGACTTGGGGTCCTGGCTGAGCAACGAATCGAGCACCGAGTCGCTGATGGCGTCACAGATCTTGTCGGGGTGTCCCTCGGTCACCGACTCACTGGTAAACAGCCGACTCTTACCGCTCACGTTTCCGCCCTTCTGGCCCAGCTTCTGGTCCAAGATCGTTTAGTTCATCGAAGCTTATCCCGCTAGCGACGCAACCCTTCGGCGCACGCTGAGCGGCATCGTCGCGGGCGTTATCGGCCCCCGACCAACGCCGCGATCGAGTCAACGATACGACTCGCCATCAACGTCTTCGAGCCGTGTTCCAACGCCACTTCGGTCCCGTCGGCGCTCAGCAACCAACCGTCGTTGTTGTCGACCTCGAATGCGCGGCCATCGCCGACCGCGTTGACGACCAGCAGATCACAGCCTTTGCGCTGCAGTTTCGCGCGGGCGTGGAACAGCACATCGCCGTTGGCATCGCCCGTTTCGGCGGCGAACCCGACGATGGTGCGCATATTCGGCAACTGACCGTCGGCCCGCGCACGCACCGTCGCGGCCAACACGTCGTCGTTGCGGACCAGGTCGATCGAGCTCGGCTCCGAGTCGCCGCCCTTCTTGATCTTCGCCGCCGACACCACGGCGGGCCGGAAGTCGGCAACCGCGGCCGCCATCACCAGGACATTGGCCTGGGCGGCGTGCTTGGACACCGCGTCGCGCAGCTGTGCAGCCGATCCGATGCGGACCACGTCGACCCCGGCGGGATCGGCCAGTCCGGCGGTGTTGCCGGCGATCAGGGTGACCTCGGCGCCGCGCTGGGCCGCGACCCGCGCCACCGCGTAACCCTGTTTGCCCGAGCTGCGGTTGCCGATGAAGCGCACCGGGTCCAGCGGTTCGCGGGTGCCACCGGCCGTCACCAGGATTCGGGTGCCCGCCAGATCGTGCGGCAGCGCGTCGCCGCGTTCGAGCAGCAGCTGGGCGAACGTGGCGATCTCTTCGGGCTCGGGCAGCCGACCGGGCCCGGTATCGGCGCCCGTCAGGCGGCCGGCGGCCGGTTCGAGGACCACCGCGCCGCGCTTGCGCAGGGTGGCCACGTTGTCGACGGTGGCGGGATGCTGCCACATCTCGGTGTGCATGGCGGGCGCGAACAGCACCGGACACGTTACGGTCAGCAGGGTCGCGGTGAGCA
This DNA window, taken from Mycolicibacterium sp. MU0050, encodes the following:
- a CDS encoding alpha/beta hydrolase, which produces MSGSTSRRAFLGTGLALLAGLGGAAACAGTARQRAAPLPAPVATDDFLVYQDLPYAAPVGRGHLLDIYLPPAADGPVPVVIHHLGSAFRSDDTKGDALPPPPSTTQQAAPAAEPTPAPASVPLPFDPASLSGMIGPRGVASWLVPRGYAVVGLNVRSSSQVKFPGQVHDVKAAIRYLRANANACGLDPDRFVTMGNSSGGWVATMAALTAGAEELEGDLGNGSQSSAVKAVVDLYGPTDFLAMDAHRLPHGDRHDGADSPESELMGFAIQTDPEAVRKANPAAYVRAGSPPAFIAHGMADPLVPFNQSEILFDAYERARVSANLTLIPGVGHTDGYLSDPGHSPGRTVRRTRNGSTTTGTEPAPTFETLVAFLDTHLGRLPSPP
- a CDS encoding lysoplasmalogenase, whose translation is MWIAGAVVGAGYGLFLLIAALRLPAGTDLTGQFPGQPVVKAAMALLLAAAALSHPLIRERRWLLGALLFSALGDLLLAMPWWEPSFVGGLGAFLVAHLCYLGVLVALARFSPGRAGAAAVVLLACAVLLVWFWPQLAADGLTVPVTVYIAVLGAMVCAALLARLPTWWTAAGAVCFAVSDSMIGISEFIRHDQLLAVPIWWFYALAQVLITAGLFFGRGAPAAGASR
- a CDS encoding alpha/beta hydrolase, coding for MATIDPILQKVLEAVPFRLSPDDGPEAVRKALRDLPRTPLHPGIRTQDRTVDSAAGPIPIRIYWPAEHSGPAPVLLFLHGGGFAAGDLETHDGTARQHAVGAEAIVVAVDYRLAPEHPYPAAVDDAWAVLTWIAEHADEFGGDPHRLAVAGDSAGGNLAAVLTQLARDAGGPELKFQLLWYPALTWDTTLGSYTENAEAPILDLAAIAGFSAWYAPDLDLTDAAGLPATLAPSRAASLAGLPPAHIAVAGHDPLRDDGIVYGELLAAAGVEVSVDHAESLIHGYLGYAGVVPATTEAMDRGLSALRAALHA
- a CDS encoding NAD(P)/FAD-dependent oxidoreductase; the encoded protein is MGHQPDHQTLIVGAGFSGIGTAIKLDAAGLPDYLIVEAGPEAGGTWHWNTYPGIGVDIPSFSYQFSFEQSPDWSRTYAPGAELKAYAEHCVAKYGIGERIRFDTTVTGATFDAADNLWRVSTDAGELTARYLVNAAGVLNEPKAPDIDGVDDFAGPTLHTARWDHGVELAGKRVGIIGTGASAVQVIPEIAPIVRRLTVFQRTPIWCFPKVDLPLPRAARLAMRVPGGKLLGRALSQAFVEVTFPLSAQYHTVFPMAGRAEAAGRAYLRREVRDPVVRDKLTPRYAVGCKRPGFHNSYLATFNRDNVALVTEPIDRITGSGVSTADGAGHELDVLILATGFKVMDVDSASFALTGPAGTTLAEFWSTNRMQAYEGVSVPGFPNFFCVCGPYGYVGSSFFALIETQTRHIVRCLRRAQADGATRVEVRAEANARYFAEMMRKRHRQIFWQDSCAQANSYYFDKNGDVPLRPATTWEADLRSRRFDLDDYVFAS
- the metK gene encoding methionine adenosyltransferase, producing MSGKSRLFTSESVTEGHPDKICDAISDSVLDSLLSQDPKSRVAVETLVTTGQVHVVGEVTTTAKEAFADITQTVRDRILEIGYDSSDKGFDGASCGVNIGIGAQSPDIAQGVDTAHEARVEGAGDPLDAQGAGDQGLMFGYAIKDTPELMPLPIALAHRLSRRLTEVRKSGVLDYLRPDGKTQVTVAYDGTTPVRLDTVVLSTQHAAGIDLDLTLTPDIREKVVNTVLADLNHDTLDTSDFRLLVNPTGKFVLGGPMGDAGLTGRKIIVDTYGGWARHGGGAFSGKDPSKVDRSAAYAMRWVAKNVVAAGLAERVEVQVAYAIGKAAPVGLFVETFGTETVDPARIEKAITSVFDLRPGALIRDLDLLRPIYAQTAAYGHFGRTDVELPWEQTNKVEDLKASV
- the coaBC gene encoding bifunctional phosphopantothenoylcysteine decarboxylase/phosphopantothenate--cysteine ligase CoaBC, with protein sequence MAAKRIIVGVAGGIAAYKACSVIRQLSEAGHEVRVVPTESALKFVGAATFEALSGQPVRTGVFEDVPEVPHVRIGQQADLVVVAPATADLLARAVAGRADDLLTATLLTVTCPVLFAPAMHTEMWQHPATVDNVATLRKRGAVVLEPAAGRLTGADTGPGRLPEPEEIATFAQLLLERGDALPHDLAGTRILVTAGGTREPLDPVRFIGNRSSGKQGYAVARVAAQRGAEVTLIAGNTAGLADPAGVDVVRIGSAAQLRDAVSKHAAQANVLVMAAAVADFRPAVVSAAKIKKGGDSEPSSIDLVRNDDVLAATVRARADGQLPNMRTIVGFAAETGDANGDVLFHARAKLQRKGCDLLVVNAVGDGRAFEVDNNDGWLLSADGTEVALEHGSKTLMASRIVDSIAALVGGR